attaagTTAACGTGCTTACAAATGAAAAACACAATGATATTTAAAGTAAACTGAGATGAAAGCCTAGACGATAAATAATACTTTTGATTGGTGGAAATTTTTCAAGATTTTCAAGATTTTTCAATGCAATTTAAAATCATCCTAAAACTGAGCTACAAAATATATTCCATTTATAAATATCTAGACTTGGGTGTTGCATTGGGTATATGAACAAGTAGTCAAAATTGAATGAATTTTAGACAAGCATCTGCTGGTTATATTTCTATATCTCAGAGGTGAATAACACTATACCTATGacatctttaaataataatcttCACGTTTCAAAAAtgtaaaccaaaaaaaaacctaatatTAGCTAAAGAACAAAAGCTTTGATATATTAAACTCATCAAACacattttaaatatgtatcttaaaatactttttagAAAAGGCTGTTCCtagttaatataatatatgtgtctaaaacaacaactttttaataaaacttttatattatttttttatggatttCGTTAACGTGTATCCCGCTTAGTtagaaaaattatttcatCATTTTAAGAGCAACAACTAGAAGATTCAATTGTCTGCGATCCTAAATCTTTAAAGCTTTATTTGCCGGACTGTAGGACTTAGCAGGCCCCATTAAACTCCCAAAACAAGATAAGGAGGTCATGCCTATGCTGGAAGTTGTTTATTTAAGTAAACATAGCCGTGAACCAGAACCACACGCCAAAACTTAAGAAGCCAGACGTCGGAAATTGTTCAAAAGCTTCTTCCTCCTCTCAAGATAAAGTCTAGCcggatttttttgtttgcaggGTATTAGCGCCATATAGACGCCACTCGCACTCGGATACGGATTCGGATTTGGGCTCGGGCTCGTGTATATAACCAACTATTTGGAAGCCTTCGTGGACATCAGTCGTTCATTCGCGATCGTTGCCAACGCGTGCTGAAAGATGGATCTCGAGCGCGTCCTGGAAAAGTGTGGGAACTTCGGTCCCTACCAGATCCTATTACTGGGTCTCTACGGATGGACAAACATTGTGTCCTCTCTACACTACTTCTCACAGACCATCATCAGTTTTACGCCCTCGCACAGGTAATCTTTCTCTTTTTTCTGCtttaagaagaaaaaatataattttataaatgttaATATATTTCAGATGCTCTGTGCCGTTAAACCAATATCCAGGAAACTATACAGAACTAACAAGTTGCAGTTATAGAATGTATGATCCAGACAATAGCTCATATTGGGAGTCCAAGTGCGAGGCATGGGACTTTGAAAAGGAAAGTGGCTACGAAAGCATCACCACCGAGGTAACGTCAGCCCAAAAGTATGAAACATGTTTGATGGCTAAACAGTCTCTCCCAATATATTGACTACAGCTCGGATGGGTCTGCGACGATGCCTACAAGCTGGCGGTGGGCCAGTCCTTTTTCTTCATAGGCTCTGTCCTGGGCAGCATCTTTTTTGGCTATCTGGCGGATCGCATTGGCCGACTGCCAGCCTGCGTCTTGACCACCTTGACTGGAGCTTCTGGGGACTTCTTCACCTCCTTTGTGAACAATCTGCCCTGGTTCTGCTTCACACGATTTGTTTCCGGTCTCTCCACGGATACGCAATATGTTCTCATGTACATTTTGGGTAAGTGCACTGACGTCCTTCAAACATTCACGCCATTAttctcaatatttttaaagtgtTTGAGTACCTAAGCCCAAAGCACCGCACCTTCGGACTTAATATCATCCTGGGCGTATTCTATTGCATCGGATTGATGATCTCCCCATGGATGGCCATTTACTTGGGTAGCTGGAGAAGCTATCTCTGGGCCGCTTCCCTGCCAGCTCTGGGAATGCTGTCCTTCCCTGTTTTCCTCCACGAGAGCGTCGAGTGGTTGCTGACCAAGGGCAAGTTCGACAAGGCTGTTAGCAATCTTAAGCGCATTGCGAAATTCAATGGACGAGAGGTAGAGGACTCTGTGTTTGATGAGTTCATTAAACACTACCGTGAAAAACTGAAAAGGGTGGAGAACAAGTCCTCAGATACTTTCATGGGCATGTTGAGAACACCCAGACTGAGAAAGTTTACCATAATCCTCTTGATTAAATCGTAAGTTCTTCTTCATTCATTTCTTCaaacttttaatatataattaacTTTCAGAATGATCGTGACCATTGCCTTTGATATCCTGAGCCGTAATGTGGAAGGCGTTGGCATTTCTCCCTTTAACCTCTTCTCCTACACTGGATTCTGTTACTTGCCAGCCGGGCTCATCATTATTCTGTTCCAAAATAAGATTGGCCGGAAGGGAATGGCCTGCTCCTCGCTCTTTGTTGGCGGAGTCATCACGGCGGCCACTGGTTACCTGCTGGCTACCCTCAGTCCGGAGCAACACTCCCTTATCCTGGCCTTCATGGTGGGTCTGGGGAGGTTCGGTGCTGTGGTGGCCTACGACGCAGAGGCCCAGTATGCGGCGGAGATCATACCGACCAGCGTCCGGGGCAGAGGAGTCGCCAACATCCACGTGGTGGGAAATGGATTCGGGTTCTTCAGTTCGTACATCATTTTTCTGGGCACGATCTTCAAGCCCCTGCCCTCCATGCTCATCAGTGTTCTGCTCTTCATTGGAGCGGCACTCTGCCTCGTTCTTCCCGAGACCCTGCACAAGTAAGTTTTTGGAACATACTTTTCTTCCTAAACAGAGAATTTATTTCTAATATTACTTCCATCAGGCAACTACCTCAGACCCTGGAAGAGGGCGAGACATTCGCCAAAGGCGAGAAGTGGTACTTCTTCCCTTGTTTCTCGCAAAGACAACAGAAAACCAAAACAGCAGCTAAGCTAGAATATGCCAATGAATTTACTAAGTAGTTATAATGAATgtacataaacaaaataaaatataattctcCATAATACCCTCACAATAATACAAACCCTAATTGGTCTCTAAACCTTTTTATGGATGAGGACTTATGAGGGGCCCTAATGTCTAGATCTACCGAACGGTTGAAATTTCATCACTGATCGCATTCTAAAAGTCAACAACCTAAGCCCCAGCTCAGACATCTAATAACCTGTATAGTGGGGCCTCTGTAGGTAGGTTGTTCCGGATTCTTTACTACCGTCCGAGATAATACAAGCTCTAAGTGCAGTTTCACAGGCTTCTTTTGGCGCCAGCCAGTGGCGTTGCTGTAatctatactatat
The Drosophila bipectinata strain 14024-0381.07 chromosome 3R, DbipHiC1v2, whole genome shotgun sequence DNA segment above includes these coding regions:
- the LOC108119831 gene encoding organic cation transporter protein, whose product is MDLERVLEKCGNFGPYQILLLGLYGWTNIVSSLHYFSQTIISFTPSHRCSVPLNQYPGNYTELTSCSYRMYDPDNSSYWESKCEAWDFEKESGYESITTELGWVCDDAYKLAVGQSFFFIGSVLGSIFFGYLADRIGRLPACVLTTLTGASGDFFTSFVNNLPWFCFTRFVSGLSTDTQYVLMYILVFEYLSPKHRTFGLNIILGVFYCIGLMISPWMAIYLGSWRSYLWAASLPALGMLSFPVFLHESVEWLLTKGKFDKAVSNLKRIAKFNGREVEDSVFDEFIKHYREKLKRVENKSSDTFMGMLRTPRLRKFTIILLIKSMIVTIAFDILSRNVEGVGISPFNLFSYTGFCYLPAGLIIILFQNKIGRKGMACSSLFVGGVITAATGYLLATLSPEQHSLILAFMVGLGRFGAVVAYDAEAQYAAEIIPTSVRGRGVANIHVVGNGFGFFSSYIIFLGTIFKPLPSMLISVLLFIGAALCLVLPETLHKQLPQTLEEGETFAKGEKWYFFPCFSQRQQKTKTAAKLEYANEFTK